Proteins from one Mesoplasma sp. JKS002658 genomic window:
- the hpt gene encoding hypoxanthine phosphoribosyltransferase: MSQQHPLVKEIKFTNQQIVRKTQEVAQEVSLFYQKQPNIKEHTILILGLLKGCVPFYAEFLKHFDYECETDFMVVSSYKGTMKTSGEPKIVLDVNTTIKNKDILIVEDVIDSGLTLKYIKAYLMAKGANSVRIVALIDKNNQTRVPGIKADWFCFGMDDEYIIGFGLDYQERLRNLPYIGTIDETKLKDWKW, encoded by the coding sequence ATTAGTCAACAACACCCTTTAGTAAAAGAAATTAAGTTTACCAACCAACAAATTGTTAGAAAAACTCAAGAAGTTGCTCAAGAGGTTAGTCTTTTTTATCAAAAACAACCAAACATTAAAGAACATACGATTCTTATTTTAGGCTTGTTAAAAGGTTGTGTTCCTTTTTATGCCGAGTTTTTAAAGCACTTTGATTATGAGTGTGAAACTGATTTTATGGTAGTTTCTTCTTATAAGGGAACGATGAAAACTAGTGGTGAACCCAAGATTGTTTTAGATGTTAACACCACAATCAAAAATAAAGACATTTTGATTGTTGAAGATGTAATTGATAGTGGTTTGACCTTGAAATATATTAAAGCTTATTTGATGGCGAAAGGAGCTAACAGTGTAAGGATTGTGGCTTTAATTGATAAAAACAACCAAACCAGAGTACCAGGAATAAAGGCGGATTGATTTTGTTTTGGAATGGATGATGAATATATCATCGGGTTTGGTCTGGATTATCAAGAACGTTTAAGAAACCTACCTTACATTGGCACAATTGATGAAACCAAACTTAAAGATTGAAAATGATAG
- the coaD gene encoding pantetheine-phosphate adenylyltransferase translates to MKPNLKIENDRVIMFPGSFDPFHSGHQVLVEKALQLFDQVVIVVSRNPEKTYQHSGQSRVEMIETIFQTNPRVKVMLNEHYLTAIFAQMHQINYCLRGFRNDVDFAYEAKIASYNKVLNPQLELVYFFSQPDDKKTSSTLLKEIKQYKKENNYE, encoded by the coding sequence ATGAAACCAAACTTAAAGATTGAAAATGATAGGGTAATTATGTTTCCTGGGAGTTTTGATCCCTTTCATTCTGGTCACCAAGTTTTAGTTGAAAAAGCCTTACAATTATTTGACCAAGTAGTGATTGTAGTTTCAAGAAATCCAGAAAAAACCTATCAACACTCAGGTCAAAGTCGTGTAGAGATGATTGAGACAATCTTTCAGACTAACCCACGAGTGAAAGTAATGCTCAACGAACATTACTTGACTGCGATTTTTGCCCAAATGCACCAAATTAACTATTGCTTGCGGGGATTTAGAAATGATGTTGACTTTGCTTATGAAGCCAAAATTGCTAGTTACAATAAGGTGTTAAATCCTCAATTAGAACTAGTTTACTTTTTTAGCCAACCCGATGATAAAAAAACTAGCTCAACTTTATTAAAAGAAATTAAGCAATATAAGAAGGAAAACAATTATGAATAG
- a CDS encoding DHH family phosphoesterase, producing MNRDYQKLADIVSQSDTIIIYRRDNPDGNAYGSQLGLKEIIKTNFPDKNVYAAGENSEYLNPLGRMDSYDPALISASLAIVVDTPSSDWIDGDDWKECATVIKIDNHPEKEVYGQVDINDQSVSSCSELIANIALSLKWMLTPEAAQCLLIGILEGTTNFLTSGFNKKTFTTLAKLVELSPSAHEILNRRVYASVEENKLKAYLVNHLKSTSLNTTWVFLPNKVLKRYNVEPNRASQFNWLLLDFATTEFCVMFVEYDDKRIRAQFSSKTRPVNMFAAKYGGWGTRHGAGAFLKNKKQAREILTILESETF from the coding sequence ATGAATAGAGATTATCAAAAATTAGCAGACATAGTTAGTCAAAGCGACACGATTATTATTTATCGACGCGATAATCCTGATGGTAATGCTTATGGTTCACAGTTGGGTTTAAAAGAAATTATTAAGACTAATTTTCCTGATAAGAACGTTTATGCTGCTGGAGAGAATAGTGAATATCTCAACCCTTTAGGACGAATGGATAGTTATGATCCTGCTTTAATTTCTGCCTCGTTAGCAATTGTGGTGGATACACCAAGTAGTGATTGAATTGATGGTGATGATTGAAAAGAATGTGCTACAGTCATTAAAATTGATAATCATCCTGAAAAAGAGGTCTATGGTCAAGTTGATATTAACGACCAAAGTGTTTCGAGTTGTAGTGAATTAATCGCTAACATTGCTTTAAGTTTAAAGTGAATGTTAACTCCTGAAGCTGCTCAATGTTTATTGATTGGAATTTTAGAAGGAACAACTAACTTTCTCACCTCAGGGTTCAATAAGAAAACTTTTACCACTCTAGCTAAACTTGTGGAATTAAGTCCTAGTGCTCATGAAATTCTGAATCGCAGGGTTTATGCTTCGGTTGAAGAAAATAAACTAAAAGCTTATTTGGTTAACCATTTAAAGTCAACTTCTTTAAACACGACATGAGTTTTTTTACCTAACAAAGTGTTAAAACGCTATAACGTTGAACCTAATCGTGCCTCACAATTCAACTGATTATTACTCGATTTTGCTACTACTGAATTTTGTGTGATGTTTGTAGAATATGATGATAAAAGGATTCGCGCCCAATTCTCTTCAAAAACCCGACCAGTAAATATGTTTGCTGCCAAATACGGAGGGTGAGGAACTCGCCATGGAGCTGGTGCTTTTTTAAAGAATAAGAAACAAGCCCGCGAAATTTTAACCATTTTAGAAAGTGAAACTTTTTAA
- a CDS encoding acyl carrier protein has product MDYTQEIIKELKKHGAKGDLNENTILTAVGIDSLDLMDMVIDLEDRLEISVPDEELQNFKTIGELNQLIIKLKQ; this is encoded by the coding sequence ATGGATTACACACAAGAAATCATTAAAGAATTAAAAAAACACGGTGCAAAAGGTGATCTTAATGAGAATACCATCTTAACTGCTGTTGGAATTGATTCTTTAGATTTGATGGATATGGTGATTGATTTAGAAGACAGATTGGAAATTTCTGTACCAGATGAGGAATTACAAAATTTTAAAACAATAGGAGAATTGAATCAACTAATTATTAAGTTGAAACAATAA
- a CDS encoding Fur family transcriptional regulator: MGEAITKAQEKLYESITQKLKQQNIKLTQVRKAIIKILIRLDHPTAPMIVDELKKDNHLINVASVYNTLNVLLDYHVVSANTFNGKQICYEIVAPNLIHFSCIKCNQLYHVDATKFEQIADNQLITLGASINFLMDHFKIECHGVCENCVIKQEMGQ; the protein is encoded by the coding sequence ATGGGTGAAGCGATAACTAAAGCACAAGAAAAACTTTATGAGTCTATTACGCAAAAATTAAAACAACAAAATATTAAGTTAACTCAGGTACGAAAAGCAATTATTAAAATTTTAATTCGTTTAGACCATCCCACTGCACCAATGATTGTTGATGAGTTAAAAAAAGATAATCACCTAATCAATGTTGCGAGTGTTTATAATACTCTCAATGTTTTGTTAGATTATCATGTGGTTAGTGCCAATACCTTTAATGGTAAGCAAATTTGTTATGAAATTGTTGCTCCCAATCTGATTCACTTTTCTTGTATCAAGTGTAATCAACTTTATCATGTTGATGCAACTAAGTTTGAACAAATCGCTGATAACCAGTTAATTACTCTTGGTGCATCAATTAATTTTTTAATGGATCATTTTAAAATTGAGTGTCACGGGGTTTGTGAAAATTGTGTAATTAAACAAGAAATGGGTCAGTAG
- a CDS encoding DegV family protein has translation MNNQKIGILIDTAAGDDFQLYENTAIALLPLHIIFEDETDIIDTPQNLIETNFYQRVADGENVRTSQASPGELQAKYEEMLKTYDYIIHLPIPGNLSSMYQTSLMVAKEFANKVKVIEHSMAANGIKECALVLDQQIKNGTLNSIEAIEDFLKTYEEEMYLGIVPGDLKKLARGGRAVGIIQTILNVFKTKVLIKWEAKPKKQAFGRTIGSVSKTAISTIKEKYDNTEYKLIFVTTPLTDEKIKQAAIEVLEKEKVAYENEEIPAMYTAHAGVNTIGFISVKKY, from the coding sequence ATGAATAACCAAAAAATCGGAATCTTAATTGATACAGCTGCAGGAGATGATTTTCAACTTTATGAAAATACAGCTATCGCCCTACTTCCTTTGCATATCATTTTTGAAGATGAAACCGACATCATTGATACCCCCCAAAACTTAATAGAAACTAACTTCTATCAACGTGTTGCTGATGGAGAAAATGTGAGAACTAGCCAAGCGAGTCCAGGTGAGTTACAAGCAAAATATGAAGAAATGCTTAAAACATATGATTATATTATTCACTTGCCAATCCCTGGTAATCTATCTTCAATGTACCAAACTTCTTTAATGGTTGCCAAAGAATTTGCCAACAAAGTTAAAGTGATCGAACACTCAATGGCTGCAAACGGAATTAAAGAATGCGCTTTAGTCTTAGACCAACAAATCAAAAATGGAACCTTAAATTCCATTGAAGCAATCGAAGATTTCTTAAAAACTTATGAAGAAGAAATGTATTTAGGGATTGTTCCTGGAGATTTGAAAAAGTTAGCTCGTGGTGGAAGAGCGGTCGGGATTATTCAAACAATTCTGAACGTCTTCAAAACTAAAGTATTAATTAAATGAGAAGCAAAACCAAAAAAACAAGCTTTTGGTCGTACAATTGGTTCGGTTTCTAAAACTGCAATTAGTACAATTAAAGAAAAATACGATAATACAGAATATAAACTGATTTTTGTCACCACTCCCTTAACTGATGAAAAAATCAAACAAGCAGCGATTGAAGTTCTTGAAAAAGAAAAGGTTGCCTACGAAAACGAAGAAATTCCTGCAATGTACACCGCTCATGCTGGAGTAAATACAATCGGTTTTATTTCTGTCAAGAAATATTAA
- a CDS encoding DegV family protein has protein sequence MKIAILTDSSYDGKLKDYKDLYLIPLMIITEDGKEIKDDSSFNKNEFYELLKNQQLKTSQTSPGDMIKMWDHLLKDYDQIICAFISKGLSSQFSNYRVLSETEERYRGRVFVTDTNGVSIVQQHIVKKIASWISQNKTGFEILELVKQESENFYGFIIPKNLETLKRGGRITPAAANLAKILKIVPVLTYDGTIDKAFTTRTFKKAVAEAVQAIKKEIRDLEVVDLTYSRTAEENVELVKQIIEKEGLEIGIESELTNVIAAHTGRDAFSIIGWKE, from the coding sequence ATGAAAATTGCTATTTTAACTGATTCATCCTATGATGGAAAATTAAAAGATTATAAGGATCTTTATTTAATTCCGCTAATGATTATTACTGAAGATGGAAAAGAAATCAAAGATGATAGTAGTTTTAACAAAAACGAATTCTACGAATTGTTAAAAAATCAACAATTAAAAACTAGTCAAACAAGTCCAGGAGACATGATTAAAATGTGAGATCACCTTTTAAAAGATTATGACCAAATCATTTGTGCCTTCATTTCTAAAGGTTTAAGCAGTCAATTTAGTAATTATCGAGTTTTAAGTGAAACTGAAGAACGCTACAGAGGCAGAGTATTTGTCACTGATACTAACGGAGTGAGCATTGTTCAACAACACATTGTAAAAAAGATTGCCAGTTGGATTAGTCAAAATAAAACTGGTTTTGAAATTCTTGAATTAGTTAAGCAAGAATCAGAGAATTTTTATGGATTTATCATTCCAAAAAATTTAGAAACTTTAAAACGTGGAGGAAGAATTACTCCAGCAGCTGCTAATTTAGCAAAAATTTTAAAAATTGTCCCTGTTTTAACTTATGATGGAACAATTGATAAAGCATTCACAACCAGAACCTTTAAAAAAGCAGTCGCCGAAGCTGTCCAAGCAATTAAAAAAGAAATTAGAGATTTAGAAGTGGTTGACTTAACTTATTCTCGAACTGCTGAAGAAAATGTTGAATTAGTGAAACAAATTATTGAAAAAGAAGGCTTAGAAATCGGAATTGAATCAGAACTTACTAACGTAATTGCTGCTCATACTGGAAGAGACGCTTTCTCAATTATTGGATGAAAGGAATAG
- the ytpR gene encoding YtpR family tRNA-binding protein, whose amino-acid sequence MYGIYYNQLFDVLMVVKKNEPSQLIDIKGDVVLLGGKNDEINGINIFKVSQDLHPIKAFNSFEPEVLDYVKTKLADHFLFVQSSQFVVGKVLVCEDIEGTHLHLCQVDLGTRVEQIVCGAANIAIDQLVVVALNGAWMPNGEQIVPSKLRGYESNGMICSQKELGLENDDFNQTGIVVLPPMFENKVGQDFFKESEA is encoded by the coding sequence ATGTACGGAATTTATTACAATCAGCTGTTTGATGTGTTAATGGTAGTCAAGAAAAACGAACCTTCACAATTAATCGATATCAAGGGTGATGTTGTCTTGCTTGGTGGTAAAAATGATGAAATTAATGGGATAAATATTTTTAAGGTTTCTCAAGATTTGCATCCAATTAAAGCTTTTAATTCTTTTGAACCTGAAGTGCTTGATTACGTTAAGACAAAACTAGCAGATCATTTTTTGTTTGTTCAAAGTTCGCAATTTGTAGTTGGCAAAGTTTTGGTGTGTGAAGATATTGAGGGAACTCATTTACATTTGTGTCAGGTTGATCTAGGAACCAGAGTGGAACAAATTGTTTGTGGAGCGGCTAATATTGCTATTGACCAGTTGGTAGTAGTGGCGTTAAATGGTGCTTGAATGCCTAATGGTGAACAAATTGTGCCTTCAAAATTGAGAGGATATGAATCTAATGGAATGATTTGTAGCCAAAAGGAACTGGGTTTAGAAAATGATGATTTTAACCAAACTGGAATTGTTGTTTTGCCCCCAATGTTTGAAAATAAAGTGGGTCAAGATTTTTTCAAGGAGTCAGAAGCATAA
- a CDS encoding nicotinate phosphoribosyltransferase produces the protein MKNYQFDAQVKKGYYLADYFKKTVKIVEKYKSDAVVTMQFFQRKENTVVCGIKQVLALIKFACPNYLTLKIEALDDGMVVQPLEPVLKITGHYQDFGFLEGMIDGILARNSSIATNSARVIAVVGSQRALNMNDRADLYLNQPFDGYASYVGGFRQFVSEAALELIDDETVKQPSGTMPHALIQIFDGDVLEATKAFHETFPDNRLVALVDYHNDCVNDALKVARYFKEKLFAIRLDTAANLVDQTLSKTKDQYPEDAKLNGVSEYLVVAVREALNQEGFNHVKIIVSSGFNAEKIADFEQKKIPVDLYGIGEALVKVNIGFTGDNVALNGQGQAKFGREEHENKRLKAWKW, from the coding sequence ATGAAAAACTATCAATTTGATGCCCAGGTTAAAAAGGGTTATTATTTAGCAGATTATTTTAAAAAAACTGTTAAGATTGTTGAAAAATATAAAAGTGATGCTGTGGTAACAATGCAGTTCTTTCAACGCAAGGAAAATACTGTTGTATGTGGAATTAAACAAGTTTTGGCTTTGATTAAGTTTGCTTGTCCTAACTATTTAACTTTAAAAATTGAAGCTCTTGATGATGGGATGGTTGTTCAACCCTTAGAGCCGGTTTTAAAAATTACTGGTCATTACCAAGATTTTGGTTTTTTAGAAGGAATGATTGATGGAATTCTTGCCCGCAATTCTTCGATTGCGACCAATAGTGCTCGGGTAATTGCGGTGGTTGGATCCCAAAGAGCCTTAAATATGAACGATCGTGCTGATTTATATCTTAACCAACCCTTTGATGGCTATGCATCGTATGTGGGTGGTTTTCGCCAGTTTGTCAGTGAGGCGGCCTTGGAATTAATTGATGATGAAACTGTTAAACAGCCAAGTGGAACAATGCCCCATGCTTTAATTCAAATTTTTGATGGTGACGTCTTAGAAGCTACCAAAGCTTTTCATGAAACTTTTCCAGATAATAGACTGGTTGCGTTAGTGGACTATCATAATGATTGTGTTAATGATGCTTTAAAGGTTGCTCGTTATTTTAAAGAGAAGTTGTTTGCAATTCGTTTAGATACTGCTGCTAATTTAGTTGATCAAACCTTGAGTAAGACTAAAGACCAATATCCAGAGGATGCGAAGTTAAATGGTGTTAGTGAATATCTCGTGGTGGCCGTTCGTGAAGCTTTAAATCAAGAAGGATTCAATCATGTAAAGATTATTGTTTCTTCTGGATTCAATGCTGAAAAAATTGCTGATTTTGAACAAAAAAAGATTCCAGTGGATCTCTATGGTATTGGTGAAGCTTTGGTGAAAGTTAATATTGGTTTTACTGGTGATAATGTTGCTTTGAATGGTCAAGGACAAGCAAAATTTGGTCGTGAAGAACACGAAAACAAACGCTTAAAAGCATGAAAATGATAA
- the tyrS gene encoding tyrosine--tRNA ligase — translation MDTKQSSIIDELTWRGLVKQYTSLERITSAQQNKAGVYCGFDPTADSLHVGHLIPITLLKRFKLFGFDPIALIGGGTGMIGDPSFKSQERVLQTAQQVKVNTDAITKQLKGIIPEVKFANNYDWLKELTLLNFLRDIGKDFTLAYLLNKESIKTRIETGLSVTEFSYTILQAYDFYQLYQNYNCQVQIGGSDQWGNITSGTDLIGAKVGRDQTKAAGLTINLLTKKDGKKFGKTESGAVWLDAQKTSVYEFYQFWFNQDDLDAYQMLKFFTFLSQSEIEDLKTKADAQPQLRLMQVKLAEEMTLFVHHEQGLKSAQNITNAFFNGDLKNLNDEELKVVFHSIPSGRISSGSFLIDGLVTSKAAGSKREAREFLQSGAISINGEVINDENFVLSTDLALNHQYLFIKRGKRKFFGLDLKTRK, via the coding sequence ATGGATACTAAACAATCAAGTATTATTGATGAGTTAACGTGAAGGGGTTTGGTTAAACAATATACTAGTCTTGAACGAATTACGTCTGCACAACAAAATAAAGCTGGCGTTTATTGTGGTTTTGACCCCACTGCTGATTCTTTGCATGTTGGTCATTTAATTCCCATCACTTTGTTAAAACGTTTTAAATTATTTGGTTTTGACCCAATTGCTTTAATTGGGGGAGGGACAGGGATGATTGGTGATCCTTCGTTTAAATCCCAGGAACGAGTGTTGCAAACTGCCCAACAAGTAAAAGTTAATACTGATGCGATTACTAAGCAATTAAAAGGAATCATTCCTGAAGTTAAGTTTGCTAACAACTATGATTGGTTGAAAGAATTAACCTTATTAAATTTTTTGCGTGATATTGGTAAGGATTTTACTCTTGCTTACCTTTTAAACAAAGAGTCAATTAAAACTCGGATTGAAACTGGTTTAAGTGTGACAGAATTTTCTTACACAATTCTTCAAGCTTATGACTTCTACCAACTTTATCAAAACTATAATTGTCAAGTCCAGATTGGTGGTTCTGACCAGTGGGGAAACATTACTTCAGGAACTGATTTAATTGGAGCAAAAGTGGGTCGCGACCAAACTAAAGCTGCAGGGTTAACCATTAACTTGTTAACTAAAAAAGATGGGAAAAAATTTGGCAAGACCGAATCAGGAGCGGTATGATTAGATGCTCAGAAAACCAGTGTTTATGAGTTCTATCAGTTTTGATTTAACCAAGATGATCTTGATGCTTATCAAATGTTAAAGTTTTTTACCTTCTTAAGTCAAAGTGAAATTGAAGATTTAAAAACAAAGGCTGATGCTCAACCACAATTACGTTTAATGCAAGTCAAACTTGCAGAAGAAATGACTTTATTTGTTCATCATGAACAAGGATTAAAATCAGCTCAAAATATTACTAATGCTTTCTTTAATGGCGATTTAAAAAACTTAAATGACGAGGAATTGAAAGTTGTCTTTCATTCAATTCCTTCAGGAAGAATTTCTTCTGGAAGTTTTTTGATTGATGGTTTAGTCACTTCTAAAGCGGCTGGTTCTAAACGAGAAGCTCGAGAATTTCTTCAATCTGGAGCGATTAGTATTAATGGTGAAGTTATTAATGATGAGAACTTTGTCTTAAGTACTGATTTGGCTTTAAACCACCAATACTTGTTTATTAAACGTGGGAAAAGAAAGTTCTTTGGACTTGATTTAAAAACTAGAAAGTAA
- a CDS encoding SagB/ThcOx family dehydrogenase — translation MKKEDEIKTSFSFNMGNQFVSKYPKQTLVKNNFAHENNLYYKNDDGLLMDLYFRNYKTNLNETDFSVSIASFFSEAAKMSLKYRFLEEATEKCIKLDKVNEELKSLDFCLKNRKSQRQFGKGFMSFKKISSIFSYLFSATYGEHLSYPSGGGLYPIKIFIYANKVEKIEKGFYQYQPYGHSLKLIQNEDLNIDNLIILPSADNNFSFLLFYVYDSNVNKYKYGDIAGIFGAIEVGSMLQNVDLLGAALNYGTCNLGSYTTEAVLKKLKLNNYFGIYLLNSSVIGENND, via the coding sequence ATGAAAAAAGAAGATGAAATAAAAACGAGTTTTTCATTTAACATGGGAAATCAATTTGTCTCGAAATATCCGAAGCAGACACTTGTAAAGAATAATTTTGCTCATGAAAATAATTTATATTATAAAAATGATGATGGTCTATTGATGGATCTTTATTTTCGTAATTATAAAACAAACTTGAATGAGACTGATTTTAGTGTATCAATTGCTAGCTTTTTTAGTGAAGCGGCAAAGATGAGTTTAAAATATCGCTTTTTAGAAGAAGCAACAGAAAAATGTATTAAATTAGACAAAGTAAACGAAGAATTGAAATCTTTAGACTTTTGTTTGAAGAACAGAAAAAGTCAAAGACAATTTGGTAAAGGTTTTATGTCTTTCAAAAAGATTTCTTCGATATTTAGTTACCTTTTCTCAGCTACTTATGGAGAACATTTAAGTTATCCTTCGGGAGGTGGTTTGTACCCAATAAAAATATTTATCTATGCAAATAAGGTAGAAAAAATAGAAAAAGGTTTTTATCAATATCAACCTTATGGTCACTCTTTGAAATTAATTCAAAATGAAGATTTAAATATCGATAATTTAATTATTCTACCAAGTGCTGATAATAACTTTAGTTTTCTTTTATTTTATGTTTATGATTCTAATGTTAATAAATATAAATACGGGGATATTGCGGGAATTTTTGGCGCAATTGAAGTTGGATCTATGTTACAAAATGTTGATTTGCTAGGTGCAGCGTTGAATTATGGAACTTGTAATTTAGGTAGTTATACAACAGAAGCTGTCTTAAAAAAGTTAAAACTAAATAATTACTTTGGGATTTATTTACTAAATTCATCAGTTATAGGAGAGAACAATGATTAA
- a CDS encoding YcaO-like family protein yields the protein MKNSIYEFEGEEFLKYDLIGSANVGIVSGYFLNSWIETDMPKFEVLSADIPKYSRKIFKDERNIKFHISGYDEKFLNAFRRLNGETVERYASIMAHTLVDETKLIYSSIKELKNNKKDFLSADFINVYSDKKIQEICLNVKGYSDSAFNEETLVWWVELENLLDKKQVYVPAQMFFIGFPSENRNEKKFLASVSTGTASHNNYPNSLFNSLVELIQIHNFNLNWYYGCKSKRIIIDDFQMLNWIKEILTNVNEVELEYVLYQDQISDLCIVGCFAYTKDKKFPAISFGIQASTDATEAIKRATLECLSVFVSSYYSFIFQSDSHYFKNEHVNFFANLDDNVLLYADAKNYVKNKIEIDKRIEGEISLRDLQRKWGRKNNDKKEEVKMLFKSLKEKEVDVYAMDITPPEIKNITVVTRLWSPQLFPVFLPSMPYEKSSLIKNVFYYPHPLA from the coding sequence ATGAAAAATAGTATTTACGAGTTTGAAGGCGAAGAGTTTTTAAAATATGATCTTATTGGTTCTGCTAATGTAGGAATTGTCTCAGGATATTTTTTAAATTCATGAATTGAAACAGATATGCCTAAATTTGAAGTTTTATCAGCAGATATACCCAAATATTCTCGAAAAATTTTTAAAGATGAAAGAAATATAAAATTTCATATCAGCGGTTATGATGAAAAGTTTTTAAATGCCTTTCGAAGATTAAATGGGGAAACTGTTGAACGGTATGCGTCTATCATGGCACATACTTTGGTTGATGAAACTAAATTAATTTACAGTTCTATCAAAGAATTAAAAAATAACAAAAAAGATTTTTTGTCAGCAGATTTTATTAATGTTTATTCTGATAAGAAAATCCAGGAAATTTGCTTGAATGTTAAAGGATATTCTGATTCTGCTTTTAATGAAGAAACTTTGGTTTGATGAGTTGAACTAGAAAACTTACTTGATAAAAAGCAGGTTTATGTTCCTGCTCAAATGTTTTTTATCGGTTTTCCTTCGGAAAATCGAAATGAAAAAAAGTTTCTGGCTTCTGTATCGACAGGAACAGCTTCTCATAATAATTATCCTAATTCGCTTTTTAATTCACTGGTTGAATTAATTCAAATTCATAATTTTAATTTAAATTGGTATTACGGATGTAAGAGCAAAAGAATAATCATTGATGACTTTCAAATGCTAAATTGAATCAAGGAAATTTTAACTAATGTCAATGAAGTTGAATTGGAATATGTTTTATATCAAGATCAAATAAGTGATCTTTGTATCGTTGGTTGTTTTGCTTATACAAAAGATAAAAAGTTTCCAGCAATAAGTTTTGGTATTCAAGCTTCAACTGATGCTACCGAGGCTATCAAGCGGGCTACTTTAGAATGTTTGTCTGTTTTTGTGTCAAGTTATTATAGTTTTATCTTCCAAAGTGATAGTCACTACTTTAAAAACGAACATGTAAATTTTTTTGCAAATCTTGATGACAACGTTTTGTTGTATGCTGATGCTAAGAATTACGTTAAAAATAAAATTGAGATAGATAAGAGAATTGAAGGAGAAATTTCTTTGCGCGATTTACAAAGAAAATGAGGGAGAAAAAATAACGATAAGAAAGAAGAAGTTAAAATGTTATTTAAATCTTTGAAAGAAAAAGAAGTCGATGTTTATGCGATGGATATCACTCCTCCTGAAATAAAAAATATCACAGTAGTTACTAGATTATGGAGTCCTCAACTCTTTCCGGTTTTTTTACCTTCCATGCCTTATGAAAAAAGTAGTTTAATAAAAAATGTTTTTTATTATCCCCATCCGTTAGCTTAA
- a CDS encoding ATP-binding cassette domain-containing protein encodes MFEIKITNLVKKYGKKPVLKINSLNFQEGEVVGIIGKNGSGKTTLAEVILGTKSKTSGEINYSIENLRKNAVFQETSFDDEVNLKHNYLFYKKLFDDQGKAKNKISQEDDFKKYGLTGLEKHKFSTLSGGQKQRFKIMIAMANNPQVILFDEVSNSLDLKTKKWFEETLARKKTSGEAIIFVISHDPAELIKLCTRIIKIDQQEIVYDQEILKNKLNEQKLARLMEDES; translated from the coding sequence ATGTTTGAAATTAAAATTACTAATCTTGTTAAAAAATATGGTAAAAAACCAGTTTTGAAGATTAATTCTTTAAATTTTCAAGAAGGTGAAGTTGTTGGTATTATTGGTAAAAATGGGAGTGGGAAAACTACTTTAGCAGAAGTTATTTTAGGAACAAAAAGTAAGACTAGTGGAGAAATTAATTATTCAATTGAAAATTTAAGGAAAAATGCAGTTTTTCAAGAAACCAGTTTTGATGATGAAGTTAATTTAAAACATAATTATCTTTTTTACAAAAAATTGTTTGATGATCAAGGAAAAGCGAAAAATAAAATTTCTCAAGAAGATGACTTTAAAAAATATGGTCTTACCGGTTTAGAAAAACATAAATTTTCAACCCTATCTGGGGGGCAAAAACAACGTTTTAAAATTATGATTGCGATGGCAAATAATCCCCAAGTTATTCTTTTTGATGAAGTTAGTAACTCTTTGGATTTAAAAACTAAGAAATGATTTGAAGAAACTTTGGCAAGGAAAAAAACTAGCGGAGAAGCGATTATTTTTGTAATTTCTCATGATCCTGCCGAGTTAATAAAATTGTGTACAAGAATTATAAAAATCGATCAACAAGAAATTGTTTATGATCAAGAAATTTTGAAAAATAAGTTAAATGAACAAAAATTAGCGAGGTTGATGGAAGATGAAAGCTAA